The following proteins are co-located in the Candidatus Methanogranum gryphiswaldense genome:
- a CDS encoding TetR/AcrR family transcriptional regulator, whose amino-acid sequence MEIMDGGGIGSSVVRDLRNRREDSRDRIIRASASLFFEQGYEKTTTRQIIQRSGVLNGSLYHAFRNKDEIFKEIVMEALEDVLHESEEQLKRNFNPLVAIVYPAAIELYTASNSKNVADLLYHAHQSWSVMNGFIEVTHKWVSEQLIRLNIDVNLDNYERNVLALMGCVGSYIEEYHLTDNNVPYKDNLKAVIIVVCALFGLQIFDVNKIVNEICKHLESERVSVLGLTI is encoded by the coding sequence ATGGAAATCATGGACGGAGGGGGGATCGGAAGTTCGGTCGTTCGCGATCTGAGGAACAGACGCGAGGATTCAAGGGACAGGATAATCCGAGCTTCCGCAAGTCTCTTTTTCGAACAAGGTTATGAAAAGACCACCACTCGCCAGATAATACAGCGTTCCGGTGTCCTCAATGGAAGTCTATATCATGCGTTCAGGAACAAGGATGAGATCTTCAAAGAGATAGTCATGGAGGCATTGGAAGATGTCCTTCATGAGTCCGAGGAACAGTTGAAAAGGAATTTCAATCCTCTGGTGGCCATAGTGTATCCGGCGGCCATCGAGCTCTATACAGCATCCAATTCAAAGAACGTTGCTGATCTTCTCTATCACGCCCATCAGTCTTGGAGTGTGATGAACGGGTTCATCGAGGTCACCCACAAATGGGTATCTGAACAATTGATCAGACTCAATATCGATGTGAATCTCGATAACTATGAGAGGAATGTACTTGCATTGATGGGGTGTGTCGGTTCCTATATCGAAGAGTATCATCTTACAGACAACAATGTTCCATATAAGGATAATCTAAAGGCCGTGATCATCGTCGTCTGTGCGCTTTTCGGCTTGCAGATATTTGATGTCAACAAGATCGTCAACGAGATATGCAAACATTTGGAATCCGAGAGGGTATCTGTATTAGGATTGACCATCTGA
- a CDS encoding isocitrate/isopropylmalate dehydrogenase family protein has translation MVDEKAIQVAKEKYGELLKQQLERVERLKKEGDWTDYSKLDKLIIGVCGGDGIGPYICASAQKVMEFLLADKIKSGKVEIRQIEGLTIERRVEVMKAIPDDTLADLKKCHVILKGPTTTPKKGDSWPNIESANVAMRKELDLFANVRPVSVPELGINWTFYRENTEGSYALGSNGINVTDDLAMDFCVATTQGTERIIRAGFEHAKKTGQNYVSVVTKANIIKTTDGKFLALTEKIAKEYPGVKWDDWFIDIATAKLIDPARRSDFRVFVLPNLYGDIITDEAAQIQGGVGTAGSANLGKRYAMFEAIHGSAPRMVTEGRAQYADPCSMIKAVAMLMEHIGEVEKGNKLNMALDVCVQFERKLVMTGRSTGATGDEFAQYVMDTIQRRDLEKVWQEYVHAAKAKNA, from the coding sequence ATGGTAGACGAGAAAGCAATTCAGGTTGCGAAAGAGAAGTACGGCGAACTTCTGAAACAGCAATTAGAAAGGGTCGAAAGGCTCAAGAAAGAAGGCGATTGGACCGATTATTCCAAACTTGATAAGCTCATCATCGGTGTTTGCGGAGGGGATGGTATAGGTCCCTACATATGTGCATCCGCACAGAAGGTCATGGAATTCCTTTTGGCCGATAAGATCAAGTCAGGAAAGGTCGAGATCAGGCAGATCGAAGGACTCACCATCGAGAGACGTGTGGAGGTCATGAAGGCCATCCCTGATGATACTCTTGCAGATCTGAAGAAATGTCACGTCATCCTCAAAGGACCAACGACGACACCGAAGAAAGGAGACTCTTGGCCAAACATCGAGAGTGCCAATGTCGCTATGAGGAAAGAGTTGGATCTTTTCGCAAATGTCAGACCGGTATCGGTCCCTGAACTTGGTATCAACTGGACATTCTACAGGGAGAACACCGAGGGAAGCTACGCACTTGGAAGCAATGGAATCAATGTAACCGATGACCTTGCGATGGATTTCTGCGTGGCCACGACACAGGGTACAGAGAGGATCATCCGTGCCGGTTTCGAGCATGCCAAAAAGACAGGTCAGAATTACGTTTCCGTGGTCACCAAGGCCAATATCATAAAGACCACTGACGGTAAGTTCCTTGCGCTCACGGAAAAGATAGCGAAGGAATATCCTGGTGTTAAATGGGATGATTGGTTCATCGATATCGCGACCGCAAAGTTGATCGATCCAGCAAGGAGAAGCGACTTCCGTGTGTTCGTGCTACCCAATCTTTACGGAGATATAATCACCGATGAGGCTGCCCAGATACAGGGCGGTGTTGGAACTGCCGGAAGTGCGAATCTCGGAAAGAGATACGCAATGTTCGAGGCCATACACGGTTCTGCACCCAGGATGGTCACAGAGGGAAGGGCACAGTATGCTGATCCTTGCAGTATGATCAAAGCAGTGGCCATGCTTATGGAGCACATCGGAGAGGTAGAGAAAGGCAACAAGCTCAACATGGCGCTAGATGTCTGTGTTCAGTTCGAGAGGAAGCTCGTAATGACTGGAAGGAGTACAGGTGCCACCGGGGATGAGTTCGCACAGTATGTCATGGATACAATTCAGAGGCGCGACCTTGAAAAGGTCTGGCAAGAATATGTCCATGCTGCAAAAGCAAAGAATGCTTGA
- a CDS encoding leucine-rich repeat protein has product MNRKKLLITVLMISFLVSSLAIVTSDDSDASIGNTFNSSDGYFKYTVQTEDISTSKGTVSISRSSSFLYNSITIPSTVVNNGITYDIVAINADGFKGSTGITSMIIGSKIISIGDSAFSGCSKLASVTIPTGVQSIGNYAFSGCSKLTSVTIPTGVQSIGNYAFSGCSVLTSVTLPSGILSIGDSAFSGCSKLTSVTIPTGVQSIGNYAFYYCYNLTTVSIPSSVTSIGNHAFDYCTGLTTVGIPSSVTYIGDYAFYYCYNLTTVSIPSSVTSIGNHAFDYCTGLTTVGIPSSVTYIGDYAFNNCNKLTSFTFPSSVTYIGNSAFSSCRGLTSIDIQSGSIESSAFQSCTGLLHLTIGSNVTYVKSSAFNGCSSLIDVYICNGVISIGDYAFQYCTSLKTVILPTSVTSIGDSAFYYCTALKSISVPSSNISIGKTVFGRCSSFSSILYNEDSTMLIYCPTSKSGSFEIPSTVKTIASGAFYCGNLTSITIPSSVTSIGTCAFYSCSKLTSITIPSGVTSIEDYTFQLCSNLASITIPSSVTSIGTCAFYGCSKLTSITIPSSVTSIGSGAFYSCSKLTSITIPSGVTSIEDYTFQLCSNLTSITIPSSVTSIGNSAFSGCSGLISVIFFSQPSNIEDSSFYVNTNNKCTIWSTSWANSTIFDSDVTKSSILNFGLLYTVTFDSNGGSSVPNQLICENTCATLPSSTMTGYSLSGWFTDSSLSTVYNFNDPITSNLTLYAMWTANKYTVTTNEGTGTTINLSGTDAQYGNDYSFTVNSNTGYDHSTPLVTVLIGGTTYTNLTNVDNVYTIHATDIVNEITIITYDLSPNLYSISGTLTISNGLSPVGISVVLTSGSDTYTAITDSEGKYILNNVPYGTSGNIVANIEHYHQNAVLSISVSGDAFNENITLDLDSYIVTWENYNGTILKTDSVDYGNIPVYSGSTPQKNATSSYYYEFSGWSPAISAVTGNITYTATFDSTLRSYTVSISSSTYGLFSGAGIYQVGDTVTIDFTTGSQHYIIEQWNADGAVVLSQTSNSLTFTMPASDTTVSYTIIKDPSVKECEISYINPSSVSITPDPNTLDEGTVESFTVESTTDCTSLTITVRDSTNTIIYQGTFTDTDADGVITGTFTITVTDNITIELLSNTPTNSDIDLSNNVVRIILILFFIFLIFLGYIIYRKYVRPRLIEKRDEQDDDQSP; this is encoded by the coding sequence ATGAATAGGAAAAAACTACTGATTACGGTATTAATGATATCGTTCCTTGTATCATCCTTAGCAATAGTCACATCTGATGATTCTGATGCATCCATTGGTAATACCTTTAACAGCTCCGATGGTTATTTTAAATATACTGTCCAAACAGAAGACATATCGACGTCCAAGGGCACGGTTAGTATCTCTAGATCATCATCTTTTCTATATAACTCAATAACCATACCTTCTACTGTTGTAAACAATGGTATAACGTATGACATAGTCGCAATAAATGCAGATGGATTTAAGGGTAGCACAGGAATTACATCGATGATAATTGGATCGAAAATTATCTCGATCGGAGATTCTGCATTTAGTGGTTGTAGTAAACTAGCATCTGTAACGATACCCACCGGAGTACAATCAATTGGAAATTATGCATTTAGTGGTTGTAGTAAACTAACATCTGTAACGATACCCACCGGAGTACAATCAATTGGAAATTATGCATTTAGTGGTTGTAGTGTGCTAACATCTGTAACATTACCCTCAGGAATATTATCGATCGGAGATTCTGCATTTAGTGGTTGTAGTAAACTAACATCTGTAACGATACCCACCGGAGTACAATCAATTGGAAATTATGCATTTTATTACTGTTATAATCTAACAACGGTCAGCATTCCTTCAAGTGTAACGTCTATCGGCAATCATGCTTTCGACTATTGTACTGGATTAACAACTGTCGGCATCCCATCAAGTGTAACATATATCGGTGATTATGCATTTTATTACTGTTATAATCTAACAACGGTCAGCATTCCTTCAAGTGTAACGTCTATCGGCAATCATGCTTTCGACTATTGTACTGGATTAACAACTGTCGGCATCCCATCAAGTGTAACATATATCGGTGATTATGCCTTCAACAATTGTAACAAACTTACCTCATTTACCTTTCCATCAAGTGTAACATATATCGGCAATTCTGCATTTAGTTCCTGCAGAGGGTTAACTTCAATAGATATTCAATCTGGTTCAATTGAATCTAGCGCATTTCAATCGTGTACAGGACTATTACATCTAACTATCGGATCAAATGTAACATACGTAAAAAGCAGTGCTTTCAATGGTTGTAGTTCATTAATTGATGTATACATCTGCAACGGGGTTATTTCAATTGGTGATTATGCATTCCAGTATTGTACTAGTCTCAAAACTGTTATACTTCCGACTAGCGTAACTTCCATTGGTGATAGCGCTTTTTACTATTGCACAGCCCTTAAATCTATCTCAGTTCCTTCCAGTAACATTTCTATTGGTAAAACTGTATTTGGACGTTGCTCTAGTTTTTCATCCATTTTATATAATGAAGATTCAACAATGCTAATATATTGCCCTACTTCCAAATCAGGGTCATTTGAAATTCCCTCAACTGTCAAAACAATAGCAAGCGGTGCTTTTTATTGTGGTAATCTAACATCAATAACAATTCCATCTAGTGTCACTTCAATAGGCACTTGTGCATTCTACAGTTGCAGTAAACTAACTTCTATTACAATCCCATCTGGCGTAACATCTATTGAAGATTATACATTCCAATTATGCAGTAATCTAGCATCAATAACAATTCCATCTAGTGTCACTTCAATAGGCACTTGTGCATTCTACGGTTGCAGTAAACTAACTTCTATTACAATCCCATCTAGTGTCACTTCAATAGGTAGTGGTGCATTCTACAGTTGCAGTAAACTAACTTCTATTACAATCCCATCTGGCGTAACATCTATTGAAGATTATACATTCCAATTATGCAGTAATCTAACATCAATAACAATTCCATCTAGTGTCACTTCAATAGGCAATAGTGCATTCTCCGGTTGCAGCGGACTCATTTCAGTCATATTCTTTAGTCAACCTTCAAATATTGAGGATTCTTCTTTTTACGTAAATACAAACAATAAATGCACAATTTGGAGTACAAGTTGGGCAAATTCCACTATATTCGACTCAGATGTAACCAAAAGTAGCATTCTTAATTTCGGTCTACTTTACACAGTTACATTTGACAGCAATGGTGGAAGTAGCGTACCAAATCAATTGATCTGTGAAAACACCTGTGCAACTTTACCATCATCAACAATGACTGGCTACAGTCTTTCTGGATGGTTCACAGACTCTTCACTATCAACAGTATATAACTTTAACGATCCAATAACATCTAATCTTACACTTTATGCCATGTGGACTGCCAACAAATACACAGTAACTACTAATGAGGGGACAGGCACAACAATTAATCTCTCTGGAACTGATGCTCAATATGGAAACGATTATTCGTTCACAGTAAATTCTAACACTGGATACGACCATAGCACACCTTTGGTAACCGTTCTAATTGGTGGTACCACATATACAAATCTTACAAATGTCGACAATGTGTATACAATACATGCAACAGATATTGTAAATGAAATAACAATCATAACTTACGATTTGTCACCAAATCTATATTCCATATCTGGAACATTGACAATAAGTAACGGATTATCTCCTGTTGGAATATCGGTTGTGTTAACATCTGGATCTGATACGTACACTGCGATCACTGATTCTGAGGGAAAATATATTCTTAATAACGTACCTTACGGAACATCTGGAAACATTGTTGCAAACATCGAACATTATCATCAAAATGCAGTATTATCGATATCTGTGAGCGGAGATGCATTTAATGAAAATATTACTCTTGATCTAGATTCTTATATCGTGACTTGGGAAAATTATAATGGTACAATTTTAAAAACAGATTCCGTTGATTATGGAAATATTCCTGTATACAGCGGATCAACACCACAGAAAAATGCCACAAGTTCATATTACTATGAGTTCTCCGGATGGTCGCCTGCCATATCTGCTGTAACTGGCAATATTACCTATACTGCCACTTTCGATTCAACTCTCAGAAGCTATACTGTTTCAATATCCTCCTCCACATATGGTCTATTCTCTGGTGCTGGCATATACCAAGTTGGAGATACGGTGACGATTGATTTCACAACCGGTTCCCAACATTACATAATAGAACAATGGAATGCAGACGGTGCAGTGGTCCTATCACAAACATCAAACTCCTTGACATTCACGATGCCTGCAAGCGATACCACGGTATCATACACTATTATCAAAGACCCGAGCGTCAAAGAATGTGAAATATCATACATAAACCCGTCCTCGGTCTCCATTACTCCAGACCCAAACACCTTGGACGAGGGAACAGTAGAATCCTTTACCGTCGAATCAACCACAGATTGCACGAGTCTGACCATAACAGTACGCGACAGTACTAACACTATAATCTATCAGGGCACTTTCACAGACACCGATGCCGACGGTGTCATTACAGGTACTTTCACGATCACAGTGACGGACAACATTACCATAGAACTCTTGAGCAACACACCAACAAATAGTGACATTGATTTGAGTAATAATGTCGTACGCATCATACTGATATTGTTCTTTATTTTCCTGATATTCCTTGGTTACATCATATACCGCAAATATGTCAGACCTCGCTTGATAGAAAAAAGAGACGAACAAGATGATGATCAATCACCATGA
- a CDS encoding ABC transporter ATP-binding protein/permease — MIRFITGYLSKYKFYVILLVSFSIIGTASTLIVPYYTGIFIDALITTASEKTVFDYALIIIFVGVMGAVASYFNSMTTVKLTTKASFDLMRDTISHIQKIPYDTYTRKFNPAYLVQRIGTDVNTLVSFVIGNFIMVFLNGITFVIIIVLIAEINISIFLLAIAFLPVYLLCYMVLRKPLFKRSREMKESQSHYSKVLFEQLNGIQEIKIEAAFDKSKNNMERNFKKYLRSMISFSHASYVFTSLDTTISICFQSGALIVGGLQIINGQMTVGEFTIVIAYFYILITIVKYYFNLGKSYQDSNSSYARMREIFDIKEERNGSTVIRDINSVEIKNVTYSHAESGPDLIKGLSVCFEKDKIYLITGPNGVGKTTLINIMLGILQNLKEGNVEYNGLDTSNVDLYTARKDEIATMLQRVDIPDATVEEYLDDALSLEGTDEILNMISIMGLEGMYLDKNFDINEHWNTKMNVMSGGEKQRIVLLKVLGKGSNVLIMDEPSTGLDDHSISCLLNCLLTLKKERIIILTSHDSRFRCIADEIVSLEEYN; from the coding sequence ATGATACGATTCATCACGGGATATCTGTCGAAATACAAATTCTATGTTATCCTGCTTGTATCCTTTTCAATCATAGGCACGGCATCGACTTTGATCGTCCCGTACTATACTGGCATATTCATTGACGCTTTGATAACCACTGCATCTGAGAAAACTGTTTTCGATTATGCGCTCATCATCATATTTGTTGGTGTAATGGGGGCTGTTGCATCATATTTCAACAGCATGACCACGGTCAAACTGACGACCAAAGCGAGTTTCGACCTGATGAGAGATACGATATCACACATCCAAAAGATCCCGTATGATACATACACCAGAAAATTCAACCCTGCATATTTGGTACAGAGGATAGGCACTGACGTTAACACGCTCGTATCCTTTGTGATCGGCAATTTCATCATGGTATTCCTGAACGGAATAACGTTCGTGATCATAATCGTGCTAATCGCCGAGATAAACATTAGCATATTCCTTCTCGCCATTGCATTCCTGCCAGTCTATCTTTTATGTTATATGGTGCTCAGAAAACCTCTCTTCAAAAGAAGCAGAGAAATGAAAGAAAGCCAAAGCCATTATTCAAAGGTACTCTTCGAACAGCTGAATGGCATACAGGAAATAAAGATCGAGGCCGCGTTCGATAAAAGCAAGAACAACATGGAACGGAATTTCAAGAAATATCTAAGGTCCATGATATCTTTCAGCCATGCATCCTATGTGTTCACGTCATTGGACACCACGATATCCATATGCTTCCAATCCGGCGCCCTTATCGTTGGTGGACTGCAGATAATAAACGGACAGATGACAGTCGGGGAATTCACCATCGTCATAGCCTATTTCTACATACTGATAACCATAGTGAAATATTATTTCAATCTGGGAAAATCGTATCAGGACAGCAATTCCTCTTATGCACGCATGAGGGAGATATTCGACATAAAAGAAGAAAGGAACGGCAGCACCGTCATCCGGGATATCAACTCGGTGGAGATCAAGAACGTCACATATTCCCATGCCGAATCCGGTCCTGACCTCATCAAAGGACTGTCAGTATGTTTCGAGAAGGATAAGATATACCTGATAACCGGCCCCAATGGAGTGGGCAAAACGACACTTATCAACATAATGCTTGGAATACTCCAGAATCTGAAGGAAGGTAACGTTGAGTACAATGGATTGGACACTTCGAATGTGGATCTCTACACTGCTCGCAAAGATGAGATCGCCACCATGCTTCAAAGGGTCGATATTCCGGATGCCACAGTCGAAGAATACCTTGACGATGCCCTGTCCCTTGAAGGGACGGACGAGATCCTGAACATGATCAGTATAATGGGGCTGGAAGGAATGTATCTCGATAAGAACTTCGACATAAACGAACATTGGAACACGAAGATGAACGTCATGTCCGGAGGGGAGAAACAGAGGATCGTCCTCCTGAAGGTCCTTGGAAAAGGATCCAATGTATTGATAATGGACGAACCGTCCACAGGTCTCGACGATCACAGCATAAGCTGTCTGCTCAACTGTCTTTTAACTCTTAAGAAGGAAAGAATAATAATTCTAACCAGTCACGATTCGCGTTTCAGATGCATAGCAGATGAGATCGTTTCATTGGAAGAATATAATTGA
- a CDS encoding STAS domain-containing protein: protein MRTQLSSGTLTLMPEGRLDTFTAQRFLNDVEPLLADADRVVIDLKDLQYISSAGLRAILAIQKRIGPKGGSVRIENACDFVAEVLSMTGFQELIGSE, encoded by the coding sequence ATGAGGACACAACTCAGCAGCGGCACCCTCACATTGATGCCGGAAGGTAGGTTGGATACCTTCACGGCTCAAAGATTTCTAAACGATGTAGAACCACTGTTGGCAGATGCGGACAGGGTTGTTATAGACCTCAAGGATCTTCAGTATATATCCAGTGCCGGTCTTCGGGCGATACTTGCCATACAGAAGCGTATCGGTCCTAAAGGTGGCAGCGTGAGAATAGAGAATGCCTGTGATTTCGTAGCGGAAGTACTTTCTATGACTGGATTTCAGGAACTCATAGGATCGGAATGA
- a CDS encoding ATP-binding protein has translation MRILDIRVRTEARSVTYVQSCVSAIAKEYGLKDLDASKLCVAVEEAMMNVIENAPPKSDADAWFDIGIDIGDMDIELSIKDRGRPLDLQTIREDDDSECMNLKLMRGLTDGVALSNLGGAGREQRIIKRFESLPSYERRAPEDRAEFSENIEFRFHDLRENDAIEVAQCVYDEFGYTYQNDTVYYPDKFYAACTRKDYCSMVASAPNGEVAGHLALIFDKRLPGIAEMGIGVVKHKYRNYSVMKNLTSSILKRGEEDYDLNAVFAQCLMWHTITQKISLKNGLVPCGFFFQYCSDEMRNNFNGSNTRGNVALAIRSLHDIVRDDHVPEEIHDIFSTVIEGLGLNRAVLPGIEPAQNTTSEIYSVTNRNLRVGKIFIDNVGSDLEYKIKDSMRMIKKEGCAVCEMYICMSDPGAIYAYHCAKDSDFFCTGILPCTEKGDMIIMECLFSQVPDYGAMETIGAFTELLDKVKKLDPYG, from the coding sequence ATGAGGATATTGGACATCCGCGTTAGGACCGAAGCAAGGTCCGTAACATATGTGCAGTCTTGCGTATCCGCTATTGCAAAGGAATACGGCCTCAAAGATCTGGATGCCAGTAAGTTGTGTGTTGCAGTGGAGGAGGCGATGATGAATGTCATCGAGAACGCGCCTCCGAAATCAGATGCGGACGCTTGGTTCGACATAGGCATTGACATTGGTGATATGGACATAGAGCTGTCAATAAAGGACAGGGGCCGTCCTTTGGACCTTCAGACGATAAGAGAGGATGACGACTCTGAATGTATGAACTTAAAGTTGATGAGAGGCCTTACAGACGGAGTGGCCCTCAGCAATCTGGGGGGTGCAGGAAGAGAGCAGAGGATAATCAAACGCTTCGAATCTCTTCCGTCCTATGAGAGAAGGGCTCCTGAAGATCGCGCAGAATTTTCAGAGAACATCGAGTTCCGTTTCCATGATCTCAGAGAGAACGATGCCATCGAGGTCGCCCAGTGTGTTTACGATGAGTTCGGGTACACATATCAGAACGACACGGTCTACTATCCTGACAAGTTCTACGCCGCATGTACTCGCAAAGACTACTGTTCCATGGTAGCTTCGGCGCCCAATGGTGAGGTCGCCGGTCATCTGGCCTTGATATTCGATAAGAGACTTCCAGGAATTGCTGAGATGGGCATCGGCGTAGTGAAGCACAAATATCGCAATTATTCTGTTATGAAGAATCTTACATCTTCCATACTTAAGCGCGGTGAGGAGGATTACGATCTTAATGCTGTCTTTGCGCAATGTTTGATGTGGCACACCATAACTCAAAAGATTAGTCTGAAGAATGGTTTGGTACCTTGTGGGTTCTTCTTTCAATACTGCAGTGATGAGATGCGGAACAATTTCAATGGCAGCAATACCCGTGGAAATGTTGCACTCGCCATAAGATCATTACACGACATCGTAAGGGATGATCATGTTCCAGAAGAGATACATGATATATTTTCTACAGTTATCGAGGGTCTGGGCCTTAATAGGGCAGTCCTTCCCGGGATCGAACCGGCTCAGAATACAACCAGTGAGATATACTCGGTCACAAACCGTAATCTGCGTGTAGGGAAGATCTTCATTGACAATGTGGGCTCAGACCTGGAATACAAGATCAAGGACTCTATGCGTATGATAAAAAAAGAGGGGTGTGCGGTTTGCGAGATGTATATCTGCATGTCGGATCCAGGTGCCATATACGCATATCATTGTGCCAAGGATTCAGATTTCTTTTGTACTGGCATATTGCCATGTACGGAGAAAGGCGACATGATAATAATGGAATGTCTGTTCAGTCAGGTTCCGGACTATGGTGCAATGGAAACCATAGGTGCTTTCACAGAATTATTGGATAAAGTGAAGAAATTAGACCCATACGGATGA